The following nucleotide sequence is from Fibrobacter succinogenes.
TGATGGCGCATGGGGCCTTTGGCCGAGTGGCGCAGGCTGGCTCAGTACGCATCTTTGGGAACACTACCTCTACAATCCGACTGACAAGGCGTACTTGCAAGATGTTTATCCGACGATGAAAGGGGCTGCGCTCTTCTTCGTGAACAGCCTCGTCGAAGAACCCGAAACGGGCAATAAGTATTTGGTGACCGCTCCGAGCGATTCTCCGGAAAACGATCACGGCGGCTACAACGTTTGCTTTGGCCCGACGATGGACAACCAGATTATCCGCGACGTGTTGAATTACACAATCGAAGCCTCCAAGATCCTTGGCGTTGATGAAGATGTTCGCGCCAAGATGGAAGCAACTGTCAAGCGTTTGCCGCCGACAAAGACCGGTAAGTACGGACAAATTACGGAATGGCTCCAAGACTGGGACGATCCGAATAACAAGAACCGCCACATTTCTCATTTGTACGGACTTTTCCCGAGTGCTCAGATTACCCCGGAAGAAACACCGGACTTGATCAAGGGTGCAGGAGTTACGCTTCAACAGCGCGGCGATGATGCAACCGGTTGGTCTCTCGCTTGGAAAATCAACTTCTGGGCGCGTATGCATGACGGCGACCACGCTTACAAAATGATTCGTATGCTGCTTACGCCGAGCAAGACTTATAACAACCTGTTCGATGCCCATCCGCCGTTCCAAATTGATGGTAACTTTGGTGCAGTCTCCGGCGTGAACGAAATGCTCATGCAGAGCCATAACAACAGAATCAATTTGCTTCCGGCTCTCCCGTCGCAGTGGGCAAACGGCTCCGTGAAGGGCATCCGCGCTCGCGGTGGTTTCGAAATCGATTCCATGGCATGGAAGGGCGGCAAGCTGACCTATGTTGCAATTAAATCTCTCGTCGGTAGCACGCTTAATGTTGTGTCTGGTACAAATAAATTCTCGACTTCGACCGTTCCAGGCAAGGTCTATGAATTCGATGGCAATTTGAAAATCACGAATGCTCCGTTCGAACCGCTCGAAATTACAGACAAAATTCAAGCCGAAAACTATGTGGCTATGGATGGTGTGCAAATTGAAGAAGATTCCTTGGGCACTCCGAACATCGGCTGGATTAACGATGGCGACTGGACACAGTATTACATCAATGTTCCGGCTGCTGGTAGTTACATTTTGACGGGTCGCGTTGCAACAGGTTCCGAAAAAGAAAGCATCATCACGGTCACGGATTCTACGGGCAAAATCCTCGGAACGCTCTCTGTTGACCCCGCAAAATCTAAGGGCTGGAATGATTGGTACGAAGTTTCTACGAAGATTGCGCTCCCGGCAGGTAAGCAAAAACTCACGTTTACATACACCGGCGAAGACACGTACCTCTGCAATGTGGACTGGTATGATTTGAAGGCTGATCCGACGGCGCTCCCGCAGGTCAAAATGCATAATGCTTCGCTCTCTGTAAGCCGCGTCCCGCATTCGAGTGCATCCATCGCCTTGATGGTAAACGCTCCCGCAAACGATTACGTTGTCCATCTCGTTAGTGTCAACGGACAGTACATTGGAACGCAACGCGGCCACGGCGAAGGCCTCGCCGAGTTTGGCAAGAGCGCTTCTCTCGCACCCGGCATGTACTTTGCCATCGTCAAGAGCGGCTCCATCCAAAAGACCATGAAACTCTCCGTCCGCTAGCAAACTTCAACCCTCCTTAACGTCATTTCTCTTCGTGGCTTGGTCATTCTCGACTGAGCAAGGCGAAGGAGGGAATCCATACAATTGTTTTCTTCGTAGTCATTATCGTCCTTGAGGATTCGCGGAACCCGATAGGATTCATAAAAAATTCCTCCTCACTCACAAAGCCCTGAACTTGAAAAAGTCCGGGGTCTTTTTTTATAGTCATTCCCGCGATAGCGGGAATTTTCCTATTGATAAATTGACAAAACAACTTGCATCTCCTCATGCGCCATCCCGCTCCCCATAGAATACTTTTATAAGTGGGTTAGTAGAACGATTAAAAAAGGATGCTATTATGAAAACGTTAGGAGTTCTTGGTTTATCTTTTTTTCTTTGCGCAAACTCATTCGCTGTTACAAGCCAGTTCCGCGGAGTCAACTGGGCGGATAAGCGCGACAACTTCGTCTCTGATGTGCTGGTGCTTTCGGGCCTTAGCCTTTCGGACAATCACGAATCGGCTTATGCCATTGCCGACCGTATTGTCGGGCAGTTCCAAGAAGTGCTTGGTACAAACAGCGTGCGCATGCCGGTGAACGAACCGACCATTCTCAAAGCTTTTGACATGTATTCGGGCGCCTTGGATGCAGCCCTTGAACATGGTCGTGTGGCTATGGGCTATTGGGGCCCTGCGCAGCCTGCGGGCCCCAAAAACATGGACGATTGGTGGAAAATGTGGGCCAAACTCGTCGAAACATACGGCGACCATCCGAACGCCTACTTTGAAATTTTCAACGAACCGCACATGTATAGCAAGGACGAACTTCGCAATCTCTATGCGGAATGGCTCAAGAAATTCCCGAACGTCCCGCGCGACCACATTTTGCTCGATGGCTCCGGCCTCGCTTGGAACGTCCCGGACATCGCTGACGACCCGCGATTTGAAGGCTGCCTCTTTGCCGTTCATGAATACACGTTTTGGAACATGAGCATCACCACCGAACAAGGCTGGAAAAACAGCTTTAAGGGCAAGGTGGGCAAATACATCGATCGCACCGTTTGCACGGAATGGGGTGGCGCCATGTCTCCTGGCGAAAAGAACGGCGTGCATTACGATTATCAAGATTACAACAAGGCTCCCACCAACTACTTCACGGCTTACATCCGCGGCATGTCCGATCAGCTGCGCGAATGGGAAATGGGCAGTTTCTACTGGCCGGGTCTCCGCGATGGCGACTGGTACAGTATGACCAAGCGCAGCGGGGAAGGCGTAAACACCAAGCTCCAGATAGTGAACCAGTCCGGTGTGGACCGCATGCAAATGGCTTGGGCCGATACCGTTGAAACAACGCCTCCTCAACAGGATCCGTTTGGCGGTTTTGATGCGGATGGAAAAGCAATCGCAGGCAAGCCTGCTGCAATCCCTGGTAAAATCGAAGCCGAAAACTATGACCTCGGTGGCAGCCGCGTCTCGTTCTACGACAAGTCTTCCGACAACGAAGGCGGTTTCTACCGCAAGGATGCTGTGGATATCGTCGCCTTGGATTCCGCCGACCTCTCGAAAGGCTATGCGATTGGATTCACGAACGATGGCGAATGGCTCGAGTACACGGTCAATGTCGCAAAGACTGCAACCTACTCAGTCGAAGTGCAAATGGCGACCGCTTCCGAAAAAGCCGGCGTGCAATTCTTTGTCGATGGCAAGGCCGTTTCTGACAGCATCATTGCAAAACAGGGCGAAGATTGGTCGAATTACTCCGCTATTCAATCTAGGTTGGGCGAAATCGCTGCCGGCGAACACATCCTCAAAATGCAAATCGTCGGGAATTACGTGAATATCGACAACATCCGTTTCTGCGAAGGCGAAAAATGCGAAGAATCTGTTGGAATCCGCGCATCCCGCGTGGCAGTCCCTGCTGGCATTCTCGAAAATGCAACCCCGCGCCTTCGCGTCCAAAATAACAAGCTCTACATCGAGAAAAACGGCAAACGCTTCGACCTCACCGGCCACCGTGTTAAATAAACATTCCTGAGCTGGGGCCCCACCCGCATGACGTACTTTTTGCATTCAAAAACTTCGGTTCCAACCGAAATTATAATGCTTAAAAAAGCATTGTATAACGTTGTAGTGAGATATTTGGCAAATGTGAAAAGGGATAAAGTCGTTGTGAGAATAAAAGCGTCGGCCAAGGATGGGGTGGGTGCAGGGAGGGGCCCGTGCGGCCTTCGCCACTCTGAGCTGGGGCCCCGCCCGCATGACGTACATTTTTGCATTCAAAAAAAACTTCGATTCCAACCAAAAATATTCCATCATGGATTTTTTATCAATGATAAGTATTTGCGTTTTTTGAGCATTCCTTAAAAACGAGAATATGTTTAGGATGGTTATATGGGGTTTAACTTTTTTTGGTATAAGGATTAGGGTTATGAAAAAAATCTCTCTCTCTCTTGCTGTTGTAGCTATCGCGGGATTTGCCTCTATTGCAAATGCAGCTTTAGCCGATGGCGGTGCTAAGTTTGTCGGTAACATTACTACAAGTGGCCAAATCCGTGACGATATGGGCACTTACTGGAACCAGATTACTCCCGAAAACGGCTGTAAGTGGGGTTCAATCCATTCCCTTTCTAACGGTAACAGCGGTACAAGCAAGTTCGCTTGGGACAACTACGATAAGTGCGAAGGTGCTTACAAGTGGGCCAAGGAAAAACCGGGCGAACGTCACTTCAAGTTCCATGCTCTCGTTTGGGGATCTCAGTACCCGAACTTCCTTTGCAAAAAGAAAAATCCGGGCATTACCGTAGAACTCACCAAGAAATACATTACCGAATGGTTCGATGCCGTCGCCGCAAAGTTCCCGGATCTCGAATACATTGACGTGGTGAACGAAGCAATTTGGGCCGGCGACAACTACCACTCCGGTTACGGTAAACCGGCTGCAGGTGCCGAAGGCCGCAGTACCGATGATACCGAATGCGGTGGTTCCTATATCATTGAAGCTCTCGGTGGTGACCGTGTTGTCAATGGCAAGCACCAGTATGACTTTATTACAACCGCTTTCAAGATGGCTCGCGAACGCTGGCCGAAGGCTGTGCTTATCTATAACGACTATAACACGCTCTCTTGGCAGATGAACGAAGGTATCGAACTCATTCAGACCATCGTCAAGAATGGCGCTCCGGTGGATGCTTACGGCCAGCAGGCTCACGACTGCAAGGGCATGAGCAAGTCCGATTTCGAAAGCAAAATGACGAGAATCCATAACGAAACTGGCCTTCCGCTTTTGGTTTCGGAATACGATATCGGTGAAGCCGATGACAACAAGCAAAAGAATGACTACGCCAACCAGATCCCGTTCATGTGGGAAACTCCGTGGGTTGCTGGCATTACCATCTGGGGCTACATCAATGGCGCAACATGGGCCGCTAATACTGGAATTATGGAAAAGGACGGTAGGAAGCGTGCTGCAATGACTTGGCTCGAAGACTATTTTGCCAAAAATCTTAACAAGGGGAAGAACGATGTGACCTTCACTCCTGTCGAACCGGAACCGCAAACTCCGTTCAAGGGCAAGGTGCGCGAAATTCCGGGCAAAATCGAAGCCGAAGACTTTGACGTTCCGGGCAAGGGTGTTAACGAAGACGGTACGACCAACGCTTCTTACAGCGATGATTCCGAAAACCATGGCGATTCCGACTACCGCAAGGATGACGCTTCGGCTGTTGACCTTTACAACAAGGCTACAGGCGTTATCGTGGGTTACAACCAGACTGGCGATTGGTTGGAATACACGGTCAATATCGCAGAAGCCGGCGATTACACCATGACCGCTTCTGTTGCAGCGGAAAGCGAATCCGCCTCCTTCACGCTCTCCATCGATGGCAAGTCCGTAGCTGAAGTTCCTGTTTCGGGTTCTAGCTGGGATGATTACTTCGATGTTACTGCAAACGTGACACTCCCAGCAGGCAAGCATATCTTGCGTATGGATGTGACTGCAGAATACTTTGATGTGGACTACTTCAACTTTGTCAGCAAGGGCGAAATTGGAATCCGCACGAAGGCTCACATGGAAACGCCGGTGCTTACCGATTACGATGTCTTTGACATGAACGGTGTCCGCCTCGGTCGCATGAGCGCTTACTCCATGAACGATGCCGTAACGATGCTCAAGAGTTCGAGCGCCATCAAGGTCCAGGGCCTTTACCTGCTTCGTTCTGTGAAAAATGGCGCTGTCAAGTCTGTCCGTATCGCTCGCTAAGATTTCCTAATCCAGACTCCCGAAAGGGAGCCTTAAATACCACACAGGCCTTCGAGTTCACCCTCGAAGGCTCTTTTTTTACCCTGTGGGGCCCCGCCCGCAAGACGTGCTTTAAAAAAATGGGATTTTTAAAGGTTTTTACCTCAAAAAGCGTTTTGTAAAAATTCCATTATGGACATTTTGTCAATGATAAATTTTTTCGTTTTGCGAGAATTTTTCAAATACAAGGATATGTTTATAATGGTTGTATGGGGTTTCTTACTTATATGAGGATGTGGATATGAAATCAAAATTCATGAAAGGTATAATGACCGCTGCCCTTTTGGGTGGTGCAGTAAGCGCTTTTGCTGGCCCCGGTTTGGCTGATGGCGCTGCAAAGTTTGTTGGTAACATCACTACTCGCGGAGCGGTCCGTAGTGACTTTACGCAACTGTGGAACCAGATTACAGCAGAAAACGAATGTAAGTGGGCTTCTATCGAAGGCTCCCGCGGTAACTACAACTGGCGTGGTTGCGATGCTGCCTATAACTGGGCAAAGCAGAACGGAGGCCACTTCAAGTTCCACGCTCTCGTGTGGGGTTCCCAGTATCCTAACTGGTTGAATGGCCTTAGCGCAGCTGATACCAAGACTGCTATCACGAACTGGATGGATGCAGTTGCAAAGCACTATCCGGATCTCGAAATGATCGACGTGGTGAACGAAGCTATCAAGTCTGGTGGCAAGTACCACTCCAACTATGGCTCTCAGGGCAACAACAACATCATCGCTGCTCTCGGTGGTGACAATGGCAACTATGAATTTGTCGCCGAAGCGTTCAGAATGGCTCGCAAACGTTGGCCGAACGCAATCCTTATCTATAACGACTATAACACCGTCCAATGGCAGAAGAATGAAGGTATCGACCTCATTCAGAAACTGAAAAAGGCCGGTGCTCCGGTGGATGCCTACGGCTTGCAGGCTCACGACATGCAGGTTTCTGGCGGTCAGGCTGGTGGCCAGGGCGGTGGCGGTTCCTGCTTGAACATCAATACGCTCAAGAGCGCTATTGAAGAAATTTGGAACAAGACTCAGATTCCGCTGTTCATCTCTGAATACGATATCGCTAGTAACGACGATAACGACCAGAAGAACTGCTACTCTCAGCAGATTTCCTACTTCATGGAAAATGAACATATCGCAGGTATCACCATTTGGGGTTACCTCTATGGTGCCACCTGGACCTCCGGCGGTAACTCCGGTATTATCAGGGAAAGTAACGGTAAGGTTACGGACCGCCCGGCAATGACTTGGCTCAAGGATTACCTCTCCAAGAACAAGGGTGTAAATACTACCGGTCTTGCAACTGGCGTTGTTACCCCAGTTGAACCTGAACCGCAGCTCCCCTTCAAGGGCGAAGCGCTCGCTGTTCCGGGCAAGATTGAAGTTGAAGACTTCGACATTCCGGGCAAGGGCAAGAACGAAGACGGTACGAGCAATGAATCCTATGGCGATGATACCGAAAACCATGGCGATTCCGATTACCGCAAGGATACCGGTGCAGACCTTTACAAGAAGGCAACTGGCGTCGCTCTCGGCTATAACACGACTGGCGACTGGTACGAATACACCATCAATGTCGCTGAAGCTGGCGATTACACTGCAATTGCGTCCGTCGCTTCTGATGGTACGGGGGGATTCACGCTCTCCATCGATGGCAAGTCTCTTGCTGAATTCGAAGTCACTGGATCTAGCTTCGATGAATTCTCTGATGTGAAGAAGAAGGTTTCGCTCACCGCAGGCAAGCATGTGCTCCGCCTCGATGTGACTAAGCAATATTTCGACATCGACTACATCAACTTCGTCAAGGGCGATGGTGAAGACCCAGGTCAGGGTGGTGATAATCCTGGTCAGGGCGGCGACGATCCTGGTGTCGGTATCCGCGTGGCTCCGGTTCACTACGAAGTTCCGACGCTTGGTGCTTACGATGTCTTTGACATGAACGGTGTCCGCCTCGGTCGCATGAGTGCTTACACTATGGACGAAGCTGTGTCCATACTCAAGAACACCAGTGATATTAA
It contains:
- a CDS encoding endo-1,4-beta-xylanase, with translation MKSKFMKGIMTAALLGGAVSAFAGPGLADGAAKFVGNITTRGAVRSDFTQLWNQITAENECKWASIEGSRGNYNWRGCDAAYNWAKQNGGHFKFHALVWGSQYPNWLNGLSAADTKTAITNWMDAVAKHYPDLEMIDVVNEAIKSGGKYHSNYGSQGNNNIIAALGGDNGNYEFVAEAFRMARKRWPNAILIYNDYNTVQWQKNEGIDLIQKLKKAGAPVDAYGLQAHDMQVSGGQAGGQGGGGSCLNINTLKSAIEEIWNKTQIPLFISEYDIASNDDNDQKNCYSQQISYFMENEHIAGITIWGYLYGATWTSGGNSGIIRESNGKVTDRPAMTWLKDYLSKNKGVNTTGLATGVVTPVEPEPQLPFKGEALAVPGKIEVEDFDIPGKGKNEDGTSNESYGDDTENHGDSDYRKDTGADLYKKATGVALGYNTTGDWYEYTINVAEAGDYTAIASVASDGTGGFTLSIDGKSLAEFEVTGSSFDEFSDVKKKVSLTAGKHVLRLDVTKQYFDIDYINFVKGDGEDPGQGGDNPGQGGDDPGVGIRVAPVHYEVPTLGAYDVFDMNGVRLGRMSAYTMDEAVSILKNTSDIKIQGIYMLRSVKNGMVKTVRVTR
- a CDS encoding cellulase family glycosylhydrolase: MKKISLSLAVVAIAGFASIANAALADGGAKFVGNITTSGQIRDDMGTYWNQITPENGCKWGSIHSLSNGNSGTSKFAWDNYDKCEGAYKWAKEKPGERHFKFHALVWGSQYPNFLCKKKNPGITVELTKKYITEWFDAVAAKFPDLEYIDVVNEAIWAGDNYHSGYGKPAAGAEGRSTDDTECGGSYIIEALGGDRVVNGKHQYDFITTAFKMARERWPKAVLIYNDYNTLSWQMNEGIELIQTIVKNGAPVDAYGQQAHDCKGMSKSDFESKMTRIHNETGLPLLVSEYDIGEADDNKQKNDYANQIPFMWETPWVAGITIWGYINGATWAANTGIMEKDGRKRAAMTWLEDYFAKNLNKGKNDVTFTPVEPEPQTPFKGKVREIPGKIEAEDFDVPGKGVNEDGTTNASYSDDSENHGDSDYRKDDASAVDLYNKATGVIVGYNQTGDWLEYTVNIAEAGDYTMTASVAAESESASFTLSIDGKSVAEVPVSGSSWDDYFDVTANVTLPAGKHILRMDVTAEYFDVDYFNFVSKGEIGIRTKAHMETPVLTDYDVFDMNGVRLGRMSAYSMNDAVTMLKSSSAIKVQGLYLLRSVKNGAVKSVRIAR
- a CDS encoding glycoside hydrolase N-terminal domain-containing protein, with protein sequence MFSTKKSLASRVIASAAFVCAVGFTSSFATTDNPLTLWYNSDAGTEFTNALPIGNGYMGGLIYGGVTKDYIGLNESTVWSGGPGDNNKQGAASHLKEARDALFRGDYRAAESIVNQYMIGPGPASFQPVGDLVITTSHNGATNYRRELDLKTAIAKTTYTHSGVKHTREYFASYPDHVIVVHLSADKSGSVSFGATMTTPHRTNRMSSSGNTLIYDVTVNSIKFQNRLNVITDGGTVSVVNGNINVEGANSATLVLTTATNFKSYNDVSGDPGAIASEIMAKIAKKSYEDLLAAHLKDYQTIFNRVKLDLGTADKSAGDITSTRVKNFNSTNDPSLVELHYQYGRYLLIASSRKGGQPANLQGIWNKDTNPIWGSKYTTNINLEMNYWPAESGNLEECVWPLIDKIKSMVPQGEKTAKVHWGVDEGWVEHHNTDLWNRSAPIDGAWGLWPSGAGWLSTHLWEHYLYNPTDKAYLQDVYPTMKGAALFFVNSLVEEPETGNKYLVTAPSDSPENDHGGYNVCFGPTMDNQIIRDVLNYTIEASKILGVDEDVRAKMEATVKRLPPTKTGKYGQITEWLQDWDDPNNKNRHISHLYGLFPSAQITPEETPDLIKGAGVTLQQRGDDATGWSLAWKINFWARMHDGDHAYKMIRMLLTPSKTYNNLFDAHPPFQIDGNFGAVSGVNEMLMQSHNNRINLLPALPSQWANGSVKGIRARGGFEIDSMAWKGGKLTYVAIKSLVGSTLNVVSGTNKFSTSTVPGKVYEFDGNLKITNAPFEPLEITDKIQAENYVAMDGVQIEEDSLGTPNIGWINDGDWTQYYINVPAAGSYILTGRVATGSEKESIITVTDSTGKILGTLSVDPAKSKGWNDWYEVSTKIALPAGKQKLTFTYTGEDTYLCNVDWYDLKADPTALPQVKMHNASLSVSRVPHSSASIALMVNAPANDYVVHLVSVNGQYIGTQRGHGEGLAEFGKSASLAPGMYFAIVKSGSIQKTMKLSVR
- a CDS encoding carbohydrate-binding protein, translating into MKTLGVLGLSFFLCANSFAVTSQFRGVNWADKRDNFVSDVLVLSGLSLSDNHESAYAIADRIVGQFQEVLGTNSVRMPVNEPTILKAFDMYSGALDAALEHGRVAMGYWGPAQPAGPKNMDDWWKMWAKLVETYGDHPNAYFEIFNEPHMYSKDELRNLYAEWLKKFPNVPRDHILLDGSGLAWNVPDIADDPRFEGCLFAVHEYTFWNMSITTEQGWKNSFKGKVGKYIDRTVCTEWGGAMSPGEKNGVHYDYQDYNKAPTNYFTAYIRGMSDQLREWEMGSFYWPGLRDGDWYSMTKRSGEGVNTKLQIVNQSGVDRMQMAWADTVETTPPQQDPFGGFDADGKAIAGKPAAIPGKIEAENYDLGGSRVSFYDKSSDNEGGFYRKDAVDIVALDSADLSKGYAIGFTNDGEWLEYTVNVAKTATYSVEVQMATASEKAGVQFFVDGKAVSDSIIAKQGEDWSNYSAIQSRLGEIAAGEHILKMQIVGNYVNIDNIRFCEGEKCEESVGIRASRVAVPAGILENATPRLRVQNNKLYIEKNGKRFDLTGHRVK